A genome region from Chthonomonas sp. includes the following:
- a CDS encoding acyloxyacyl hydrolase, with protein sequence MTRWWLAGAILAPMVAKAGDYDRPIFYLSGGKSWQILGSQDLRNGYGLHVQFAKPDKRLSFRQNRAKLVWEGYYMHSTGGRPNRTDDIQTNLGVLAMGRFEQGQPGSARWYWEAGWGLQYISRLGPDINLHFNSTPTFGAGYVIPMGSREMWLGARYLHISNGGFRKPNQGQNWMQLLVGVKF encoded by the coding sequence ATGACGCGGTGGTGGCTGGCCGGAGCGATTTTGGCCCCGATGGTGGCGAAGGCGGGCGACTATGATCGCCCCATTTTTTATCTGTCCGGCGGCAAATCGTGGCAGATTCTCGGGTCGCAAGACTTGCGCAATGGCTACGGCCTGCACGTGCAATTCGCGAAACCCGACAAGCGCCTGAGTTTCCGCCAAAATCGAGCCAAATTGGTGTGGGAGGGCTACTACATGCACTCCACCGGCGGCCGCCCCAATCGCACCGACGACATCCAAACGAACCTCGGGGTGCTCGCCATGGGCCGCTTTGAGCAAGGTCAACCCGGCTCGGCCCGTTGGTATTGGGAAGCGGGTTGGGGACTTCAGTACATCAGCCGCCTTGGACCTGATATCAACCTGCACTTCAACAGCACGCCCACCTTCGGCGCGGGCTACGTGATTCCGATGGGGAGCCGCGAAATGTGGCTCGGCGCGCGCTACCTGCACATCAGCAACGGCGGGTTCCGTAAACCGAACCAAGGCCAAAACTGGATGCAGCTTTTGGTCGGAGTGAAGTTCTAA
- a CDS encoding translation initiation factor IF-3 yields MADGEQKGVMTSRDALELARSVDLDLVLVAPNADPPVCRVIDFGKYKYDQEKRDKENKKHKQELKGIKITPRIAEHDLGHLAKTASKFFAEGDKVRVVCMFRQRELVHPQIGKQKMDRFAELCADVAVVERPANLEGRQMSMIMMPKVKGKGPKQDAKNQDEQDGGEAIQDHGVGQDHAKEVE; encoded by the coding sequence ATGGCCGATGGCGAACAAAAAGGCGTGATGACATCGCGCGACGCCCTCGAACTGGCTCGCTCGGTCGATCTCGACCTCGTGCTCGTTGCTCCCAACGCCGACCCCCCGGTCTGCCGCGTCATCGACTTCGGTAAGTACAAGTACGACCAAGAGAAGCGGGACAAGGAGAACAAGAAGCACAAACAAGAATTAAAGGGTATAAAGATAACTCCCCGAATCGCGGAACACGACCTTGGACACCTTGCCAAAACGGCATCCAAGTTCTTCGCGGAAGGGGATAAAGTGCGGGTCGTCTGCATGTTTCGCCAGCGGGAGCTAGTTCACCCGCAGATTGGCAAACAAAAGATGGACCGCTTTGCCGAGCTTTGTGCCGATGTGGCCGTGGTCGAACGACCGGCGAACCTTGAAGGTCGCCAAATGTCAATGATCATGATGCCGAAGGTCAAGGGCAAGGGACCGAAACAAGATGCCAAAAATCAAGACGAACAAGACGGCGGCGAAGCGATTCAAGATCACGGGGTCGGGCAAGATCACGCGAAGGAAGTCGAGTAA
- the rpmI gene encoding 50S ribosomal protein L35 yields MPKIKTNKTAAKRFKITGSGKITRRKSSNSHLFAAKSGGQKRRLEGEPEVHKTMRKRIRRLLVL; encoded by the coding sequence ATGCCAAAAATCAAGACGAACAAGACGGCGGCGAAGCGATTCAAGATCACGGGGTCGGGCAAGATCACGCGAAGGAAGTCGAGTAACAGCCACCTCTTCGCAGCCAAAAGCGGCGGCCAAAAGCGCCGTCTGGAAGGCGAACCGGAAGTGCACAAGACGATGCGCAAGCGCATTCGTCGCCTCCTGGTTCTCTAG
- the rplT gene encoding 50S ribosomal protein L20: MARIKRGLMRHKRHKKIIDRAKGYWGRKKNVFRRAHEQVMKSGQYAFRDRRAKKRDFRRLWIARISAACNLNGVKYNRLIDGMNKKGIAVNRKMLSELAIANPAAFTEVVKQATA, from the coding sequence ATGGCAAGAATTAAACGTGGCCTAATGCGCCACAAGCGCCACAAGAAGATCATCGACCGAGCCAAGGGCTACTGGGGTCGTAAGAAGAACGTCTTCCGCCGTGCTCACGAGCAGGTGATGAAGTCGGGCCAATACGCCTTCCGCGACCGACGCGCCAAGAAGCGAGATTTTCGCCGACTGTGGATCGCTCGGATTTCCGCCGCTTGCAACCTGAACGGCGTGAAGTACAACCGACTGATCGACGGCATGAACAAGAAGGGAATTGCGGTCAACCGCAAAATGCTCAGCGAGTTGGCTATCGCCAACCCCGCCGCCTTCACCGAAGTGGTGAAGCAGGCCACGGCTTAA
- a CDS encoding prepilin-type N-terminal cleavage/methylation domain-containing protein, with protein MKKAFTLIELLVVIAIIAILAAILFPVFTQAKLSAKKTQDLSNMKQIGTAIAIYLNDNDDTYPSAYWYPNDNNSAGGYVHWSGSIMPYIKNKQIFVSPNDKLKGMAPTNFRTSTNNDGAGVPGGQTSQDPTIQDNQAPRLSYTANAALMPRKRRSADPANVVSQTTVEGVSQTILLAPLTDVVGCINDTSTASGVAFKSHRPANAFLLGSASSSAAFVGENATEYTQANFWAVTTARVKSDIAACIAGTINATQTHMRYTSPERFGNGANYTLADTSAKFYTLDATLSPTKYLWGTQAYSAGGKLIYKSGSTTEPVN; from the coding sequence ATGAAAAAGGCCTTTACACTCATTGAGCTGCTCGTTGTTATCGCGATTATCGCGATCCTGGCGGCGATCCTGTTCCCGGTTTTCACCCAAGCCAAACTCTCGGCAAAGAAGACTCAAGACCTGTCGAACATGAAGCAGATCGGCACCGCGATTGCCATCTACCTCAACGATAACGACGACACCTACCCGTCGGCGTATTGGTACCCGAACGACAACAACTCGGCGGGCGGCTACGTCCACTGGTCGGGTTCGATCATGCCGTACATCAAGAACAAGCAGATATTTGTGAGCCCGAACGACAAGCTCAAGGGTATGGCACCGACCAACTTCCGCACCTCGACCAACAACGACGGCGCTGGCGTTCCCGGCGGCCAAACTTCGCAAGATCCGACGATTCAAGACAACCAAGCTCCGCGCCTCAGCTACACGGCCAACGCCGCGCTGATGCCGCGCAAGCGCCGCTCGGCTGACCCCGCCAACGTGGTTTCGCAAACAACCGTCGAAGGCGTGTCGCAAACGATTCTGCTGGCTCCGCTGACCGACGTGGTTGGTTGTATCAACGACACCTCGACGGCATCGGGCGTGGCTTTCAAGTCGCACCGACCGGCCAACGCGTTCTTGCTCGGCTCGGCTAGCAGCAGCGCCGCATTCGTGGGCGAAAACGCCACCGAATACACTCAGGCCAACTTCTGGGCCGTCACCACGGCTCGCGTCAAGTCGGACATCGCCGCTTGTATCGCCGGCACGATCAACGCAACCCAAACGCACATGCGCTACACCTCGCCGGAGCGATTCGGCAACGGTGCGAACTACACCCTGGCTGATACCTCGGCGAAGTTCTACACGCTCGATGCAACCCTGAGCCCGACCAAGTACCTGTGGGGCACCCAAGCCTACTCGGCTGGCGGAAAGCTCATCTACAAGTCGGGCAGCACGACCGAGCCCGTCAACTAA
- a CDS encoding LamG domain-containing protein has protein sequence MRVVLSIAALGVVALSSAELVAAFGAERTTAESVQNIRSLPHDLVGYGQGVRGSGFDFMSETATVQVADHPKLAFTESFTISLWAFPRSLPGRYSPNSQIFFRGDDRDGLDPYCLCLRKDGVWHFAINSEKGGNFIQAPATIGQWSHLVASFDAYRGRMRLYVNDELMAQSFTSETPFSGLDIQWDPGVSIGNVQRTQANRHWQPFDGLIDEILVYNDARAVPSNQAYVTRPPLSQTAPKKLGLFGDVNKSTIP, from the coding sequence ATGCGAGTTGTCTTGTCGATCGCAGCTTTGGGCGTCGTCGCGCTCTCGTCCGCCGAATTGGTGGCCGCCTTTGGCGCCGAGCGCACCACCGCCGAGTCGGTCCAAAACATCCGGTCTCTGCCTCATGACCTGGTGGGATATGGTCAAGGCGTGCGCGGCAGCGGGTTCGACTTTATGAGCGAGACCGCCACAGTGCAGGTTGCCGACCATCCGAAGCTCGCCTTCACCGAGTCGTTCACCATTTCGCTCTGGGCGTTTCCGCGCTCGCTACCAGGACGCTACTCGCCCAATTCGCAAATCTTCTTCCGCGGCGACGACCGCGATGGCCTTGATCCCTACTGCCTTTGCCTGCGCAAGGACGGCGTGTGGCACTTCGCCATCAACAGCGAGAAGGGCGGCAACTTTATCCAAGCGCCGGCCACGATCGGCCAATGGAGCCACCTCGTCGCCAGCTTCGACGCTTACCGCGGGCGCATGCGCCTGTACGTCAACGACGAGCTCATGGCGCAGAGCTTCACCAGCGAAACCCCGTTTAGTGGCCTCGACATTCAGTGGGATCCCGGCGTATCCATTGGCAACGTCCAGCGCACCCAAGCCAACCGCCACTGGCAACCGTTCGATGGCCTCATCGACGAGATTTTGGTCTACAACGACGCCCGCGCCGTGCCTTCGAATCAGGCATACGTCACGCGCCCACCGCTCAGCCAAACCGCGCCCAAGAAGCTGGGTCTGTTTGGCGACGTCAACAAAAGCACCATTCCCTAG
- a CDS encoding CsbD family protein produces MNWNEIEGHWTTLKGKAKEHFGDLTDNDLTEIDGKKDQLVGRIQRTYGITLEEAETRVNHFVDDVNNNKDRLLNLSADGEAALKGGGVAGAVVGAIAGSALGALGTIGGAIAGGAVGGAASAAAVEAVDKYDSDGSPDEKQPEPARPQVD; encoded by the coding sequence ATGAATTGGAACGAAATTGAAGGACATTGGACGACTCTCAAAGGAAAAGCCAAGGAGCATTTTGGCGACCTCACCGACAACGATCTCACCGAGATCGATGGCAAGAAGGACCAACTCGTTGGCCGGATTCAGCGCACCTACGGCATCACGTTGGAAGAGGCTGAAACCCGCGTTAATCACTTCGTTGACGACGTCAACAACAACAAGGATCGCCTGCTCAACCTCTCGGCCGACGGTGAAGCCGCGCTCAAAGGTGGCGGCGTTGCCGGAGCCGTGGTCGGCGCGATCGCCGGTTCGGCGTTGGGCGCGCTAGGCACCATCGGCGGCGCCATTGCTGGCGGCGCGGTGGGTGGAGCGGCATCGGCCGCCGCCGTGGAAGCCGTAGACAAGTACGATTCCGACGGTTCGCCTGACGAAAAGCAGCCCGAACCGGCCCGCCCACAAGTCGACTAA
- a CDS encoding PEP-CTERM sorting domain-containing protein, with protein MKKWTVIFALAAAASANASFDLMLLPSGDGRVSRIDPINRASLGSFGPSTPSQVFSSSGGIWVQNSTNRYARYDYSTGELLLQSSVLPGFTSNAIAGNSSTFLLGLVGSSIREFNMSTGASATIGTTSSTVVYSQIERMPNGILVLMGKVTATNKFVCSTYSSSGVLIDSLQTTENVFDAVGQMAITGSGFNYRASAFYGTGGGSPTPRLTTMNITATGLVTGFTGITVPSTTWSANAEPATVAGHDGLWVVGRSVAGTTQISQIALNPTPSVVDTYSINHNLPDSGRWSMVNIVAPEPSSLWALGLAAFACIRRRRS; from the coding sequence ATGAAGAAATGGACCGTGATCTTCGCCTTGGCCGCCGCGGCGTCCGCGAACGCCTCGTTCGATCTGATGTTGCTGCCGTCCGGCGATGGTCGCGTGAGCCGCATTGATCCGATCAACCGGGCGTCCCTCGGTTCCTTCGGACCGAGCACGCCATCGCAGGTGTTCAGTTCGTCCGGCGGCATCTGGGTGCAGAATTCCACCAACCGTTACGCCCGCTACGACTATTCGACAGGTGAGCTGCTCCTTCAATCCTCGGTGCTGCCTGGTTTCACCTCGAACGCAATTGCCGGGAATTCCAGCACCTTCCTGCTGGGTCTGGTGGGCAGTTCCATTCGCGAATTCAACATGTCAACCGGAGCGTCGGCGACCATCGGCACCACCAGTTCAACTGTGGTGTACTCGCAAATCGAGCGGATGCCGAACGGCATCCTGGTGTTGATGGGCAAGGTGACGGCCACAAACAAATTCGTTTGCTCAACGTACTCCAGCAGTGGAGTTCTGATCGACTCCTTGCAAACCACGGAGAACGTTTTTGATGCGGTCGGCCAAATGGCCATCACCGGATCGGGCTTCAACTATCGCGCGTCCGCCTTTTACGGGACGGGCGGTGGGTCACCCACCCCACGTCTCACCACCATGAACATCACCGCGACGGGCCTCGTGACCGGATTTACCGGCATCACGGTCCCGAGCACGACTTGGTCCGCCAACGCCGAGCCCGCCACGGTCGCCGGACATGATGGTCTTTGGGTGGTCGGAAGATCAGTCGCCGGCACGACTCAGATTAGCCAGATCGCCTTGAATCCCACTCCTTCGGTCGTCGATACCTACTCGATTAATCACAATCTGCCGGACAGCGGTCGTTGGAGCATGGTCAATATCGTCGCCCCCGAACCCTCATCGCTCTGGGCTCTGGGCCTGGCGGCATTTGCATGCATCCGGCGGCGTCGCAGCTAA
- a CDS encoding pantoate--beta-alanine ligase yields the protein MSELRSAIAGCKSIGLVPTMGALHEGHLELMRRARDENELVVVSLFVNPTQFGPNEDFTKYPRQEGVDVSLAESVGVDIIFAPPVEEVYPLRLVTISVAEITSLFEGAVRPGHFAGVATVVGKLFHMCQPHRAYFGLKDLQQCAVIQAMVTDLWLPIELKFVEIVRESHGLARSSRNEYLNPEDRQKAGAIYATLVDCAAAIQRTKSSSIELEKARIKLTSQGFGVDYLELVNPDSMQPIDQPDEKSRLIVCARLGGVRLLDNISCAITN from the coding sequence GTGAGCGAGTTGCGCTCGGCTATTGCCGGTTGCAAGAGCATCGGGCTTGTGCCGACCATGGGCGCACTGCACGAGGGGCACCTCGAACTCATGCGTCGGGCTCGCGACGAGAATGAGCTAGTTGTTGTGTCACTGTTTGTCAATCCGACGCAGTTCGGCCCCAATGAAGATTTCACCAAATATCCGCGGCAAGAGGGCGTTGATGTGTCTCTGGCGGAAAGCGTTGGCGTGGATATAATCTTTGCGCCCCCGGTGGAGGAAGTTTATCCATTAAGGTTGGTGACCATTAGTGTTGCCGAAATCACGAGTCTCTTTGAAGGAGCCGTTCGGCCCGGACATTTTGCGGGCGTGGCAACTGTTGTGGGCAAGTTGTTCCATATGTGTCAGCCGCATCGAGCCTACTTTGGGCTTAAGGATTTACAACAATGTGCGGTGATTCAAGCCATGGTCACTGATCTTTGGTTACCCATTGAACTAAAATTTGTGGAAATTGTTCGCGAATCTCACGGTCTGGCGCGTTCGAGCCGCAACGAATATCTGAACCCCGAAGATCGTCAAAAGGCAGGCGCAATTTATGCGACACTTGTCGACTGTGCAGCGGCAATTCAACGCACAAAATCAAGCAGTATTGAACTTGAGAAAGCTCGAATCAAACTAACTTCTCAAGGTTTTGGTGTTGACTACTTGGAGTTGGTGAATCCAGATTCGATGCAACCTATTGACCAACCGGATGAAAAGAGTCGCTTGATTGTTTGCGCACGATTGGGCGGAGTTCGCCTTTTGGATAACATCAGTTGCGCAATCACAAATTAG
- the panB gene encoding 3-methyl-2-oxobutanoate hydroxymethyltransferase codes for MAERISAHSLPQLKANGQKIVSLTAYSEASARIADAAGVDFILVGDSVGSVVYGQRNTVRVTLADMVRHTMAARAGCKRALLVADLPLGTYNSSIAQAVDSAVELVRAGAEAVKLEGTYTEEIKAIIKAGIPVMGHLGMTPQSVHVFGGHKVQGKQADAAETLLREAQALEAAGVFAIVIELVVADVAAQVSRQLAVPTIGIGSGVGCDGQIQVFHDLLGLTEHKFKHAGRYLEAALLMQDAVANYAADVRESTFPRPENSF; via the coding sequence GTGGCTGAGCGTATCTCCGCACATTCCCTTCCCCAACTTAAGGCTAACGGCCAAAAGATTGTGAGCCTGACGGCTTACAGCGAGGCTTCGGCGCGCATTGCCGATGCCGCGGGAGTTGACTTTATCCTTGTCGGAGACAGCGTCGGCAGCGTGGTTTACGGTCAGCGCAACACGGTTCGGGTGACGTTAGCCGATATGGTGCGGCACACTATGGCGGCACGCGCGGGTTGCAAACGCGCGCTTTTGGTCGCCGATTTACCGCTAGGCACCTACAATTCTTCCATCGCCCAAGCCGTGGATTCGGCGGTGGAATTGGTTCGAGCCGGGGCCGAGGCGGTGAAGCTGGAGGGGACCTATACCGAGGAGATCAAGGCGATTATTAAAGCCGGAATTCCAGTGATGGGTCACCTTGGCATGACCCCGCAAAGCGTGCATGTTTTTGGCGGCCATAAGGTGCAAGGCAAGCAGGCCGATGCGGCCGAGACGTTGCTTCGTGAGGCGCAAGCGTTGGAGGCGGCGGGGGTGTTTGCCATTGTCATCGAGCTCGTGGTGGCCGACGTTGCGGCTCAGGTTTCGCGGCAACTCGCCGTGCCCACCATCGGTATTGGTTCGGGTGTGGGTTGCGACGGACAGATCCAGGTGTTTCACGATCTGTTGGGGCTGACGGAGCACAAGTTTAAGCATGCAGGGCGTTACTTGGAAGCGGCGCTCCTGATGCAAGATGCGGTGGCCAACTACGCCGCCGATGTGCGGGAATCCACCTTCCCGCGTCCGGAGAATAGTTTTTGA
- a CDS encoding peroxiredoxin codes for MSNKPFPAFSLVDQDGKTWTNQDLIGRPTVIYFYPKDDTPGCTKEACDFRDNLQGLGNAQVLGVSPDPVKSKAKFASKHSLNFPLLADTEKALCEALGVWVEKSMYGRTYMGVERSTYLLDREGNIAREWRNVKVPGHVAEVARAVAELG; via the coding sequence ATGAGCAACAAACCTTTCCCTGCATTTTCGCTGGTCGATCAGGATGGCAAAACCTGGACAAACCAAGACCTGATTGGGCGCCCCACCGTGATCTACTTCTATCCGAAAGACGACACTCCCGGCTGCACCAAGGAGGCGTGTGACTTTCGGGACAACTTGCAGGGGCTTGGCAACGCCCAGGTGCTCGGCGTGAGCCCCGATCCGGTCAAGAGCAAGGCGAAGTTTGCGAGCAAGCATTCGCTCAACTTTCCTCTGCTGGCCGATACCGAAAAAGCACTTTGTGAGGCGCTGGGCGTTTGGGTTGAAAAGTCTATGTATGGCCGCACCTACATGGGCGTCGAACGCTCGACTTATCTGCTTGATCGCGAGGGCAACATTGCGCGCGAATGGCGCAACGTGAAGGTGCCGGGGCATGTCGCCGAAGTCGCCCGCGCCGTAGCCGAACTTGGATAG
- a CDS encoding CBS domain-containing protein, which translates to MTIREVLHAHLPVLSRTSTIRDTVDKMDIYQFPALVFVDDENRPLAVMTEGDLARAIHAQGNLSGLAHEPAIKYATLNPVTEHVDAEISNALHKMLVSGLTILPIVEDEYFMGVVLRVDLMQALLMDRSEDLPGT; encoded by the coding sequence GTGACGATTCGCGAAGTGTTGCATGCCCATTTGCCGGTGCTCAGTCGCACCAGTACCATCCGCGACACCGTGGACAAAATGGACATCTACCAGTTCCCAGCGCTGGTGTTTGTTGACGACGAGAATCGGCCGCTGGCGGTGATGACGGAGGGCGATTTGGCCCGCGCGATTCATGCGCAGGGCAACCTTAGCGGTTTGGCTCACGAACCCGCCATTAAGTACGCCACGCTCAATCCGGTGACCGAGCATGTGGATGCCGAAATCAGCAACGCGTTGCACAAAATGTTGGTCAGCGGGCTCACGATTTTGCCGATTGTCGAAGACGAGTACTTCATGGGCGTGGTGCTCCGCGTGGATCTGATGCAGGCCCTGCTGATGGATCGCAGCGAAGACTTGCCGGGAACTTGA
- the dnaB gene encoding replicative DNA helicase — protein MAIDPYLPPQNLEAEMCAIGSMLMSERALDEVLEILSEEDLYSPAHKEIFKAVRQLVLNQRAVDILTLTHELSERKSLGNVGGQDYLMQLVEAVPSPTNAPDYAAIVKDKSTERRLQQIGHEIVKIAQDPEQTSREKVDRSESMVFDLGRESMGQDLRPVQTFAKDFFTEVDNFFATGQPILGVPSKFHDLDNMTGGFYGSDFTIVAARPAMGKTSLVLNFALNVARAGKGNVAVFSLEMSGQQLVRRMLSMISGVSMSVLKQERLHDNDYHKLADACETLYGLPIYIDDNSDISAMEMMGKCRRLAQQGGLAMIVVDYLQLMRSSKRTENRVQEVSEIARELKRMAKTLNVPLLALSQLSRNVENRDDKRPQLSDIRESGSIEAEADLVMFIYRQAYYADKENNAERDWDPDEVQESEIIIAKHRNGPTGKVVLGFQPNYARFVNLKT, from the coding sequence ATGGCGATTGACCCCTATTTGCCTCCCCAAAACCTCGAAGCGGAAATGTGCGCGATCGGGTCCATGCTCATGTCCGAGCGGGCGCTCGACGAAGTGCTCGAGATTCTGAGCGAAGAAGACCTCTACAGCCCCGCGCACAAGGAGATTTTCAAGGCCGTGCGCCAGTTGGTGCTCAACCAGCGAGCGGTGGATATTCTCACGCTCACGCACGAGCTCAGCGAGCGCAAGTCGCTGGGCAACGTCGGCGGTCAGGATTACCTGATGCAGCTCGTGGAGGCCGTGCCGAGCCCCACCAACGCGCCCGACTACGCCGCGATCGTCAAGGACAAATCCACCGAGCGCCGCTTGCAGCAAATCGGCCATGAGATTGTCAAGATCGCCCAAGACCCCGAGCAAACTTCCCGCGAAAAGGTGGACCGCTCGGAAAGCATGGTGTTTGACCTTGGCCGCGAGAGCATGGGGCAAGACCTTCGCCCGGTGCAGACCTTCGCCAAAGACTTCTTCACTGAAGTGGACAACTTCTTTGCAACGGGCCAGCCGATCCTTGGGGTTCCCTCCAAGTTTCACGATCTTGACAACATGACGGGCGGCTTTTACGGCAGCGATTTCACAATCGTCGCCGCGCGCCCGGCCATGGGAAAGACTTCGCTCGTGTTGAACTTTGCCCTCAACGTGGCGCGGGCAGGCAAGGGCAATGTCGCGGTGTTCAGTCTGGAAATGAGCGGTCAGCAGCTCGTTCGCCGGATGCTCTCCATGATTTCGGGCGTCAGCATGAGCGTGCTCAAGCAGGAGCGCCTGCACGATAACGACTATCACAAGCTCGCCGACGCGTGCGAGACCTTGTACGGCCTCCCGATCTACATTGACGACAACAGCGACATCTCGGCCATGGAAATGATGGGGAAGTGTCGTCGCCTCGCGCAGCAGGGCGGCCTGGCGATGATCGTCGTGGACTACCTTCAGCTCATGCGGAGCAGCAAGCGCACCGAAAACCGGGTGCAAGAAGTCTCCGAGATTGCGCGCGAACTCAAGCGGATGGCGAAGACGCTCAACGTGCCGCTTCTCGCCCTCTCGCAGTTGAGCCGAAACGTAGAAAACCGCGACGACAAGCGACCGCAACTCAGCGACATCCGCGAATCGGGTTCGATCGAAGCCGAAGCTGACCTTGTCATGTTCATCTACCGGCAGGCCTATTACGCCGACAAGGAGAACAACGCCGAGCGAGATTGGGATCCAGACGAAGTGCAGGAAAGCGAGATCATCATCGCCAAGCACCGAAACGGCCCGACCGGCAAGGTGGTCCTCGGGTTCCAGCCCAACTATGCGCGGTTTGTGAACTTGAAAACCTAA